A genomic region of Nymphaea colorata isolate Beijing-Zhang1983 chromosome 2, ASM883128v2, whole genome shotgun sequence contains the following coding sequences:
- the LOC116248167 gene encoding vacuolar cation/proton exchanger 3-like, whose amino-acid sequence MAQLRDKSQMVVSIPHIEMSTLDDRSGIEFEDESLVSPAAVSLKAHDLDSRAMEQPKNGLLGSISIVIFQSKLNVLLIFGPIALLVHDLTQHNGWVFFFSLLGIIPLAERLGYATEQLAFFTGPTVGGLLNATFGNATEMIISIYALKHGMVRVVQQSLLGSILSNMLLVLGGAFFCGGIVHYKKDQVFNKSAAMVNSGLLLMAVMGLLFPAVLHSTHTELHFGESEMALSRISSCIMLVAYACNLVFQLKSHKNLYAPVDEGGSPSEGGIDDDEVPEISSVEALIWLSILTVWVSFLSGYLVDAIEGASESLEMPIAFISVILLPIVGNAAEHTSAIMFAMKDKLDISLGVAIGSSTQISMFVIPFCVVIGWCMGQPMDLNFQIFETATLFMTVLVVAFMLQEGTSNYFKGLMLLLCYFIVSASFFFHVDPALGPSHGS is encoded by the exons ATGGCCCAACTACGTGACAAGTCGCAAATGGTTGTATCTATTCCTCATATAGAA ATGAGTACATTAGATGACAGATCAGGCATTGAGTTTGAAGATGAAAGCCTTGTTAGTCCTGCAGCAGTTTCCCTGAAGGCACATGATCTAGATTCAAGGGCAATGGAGCAACCAAAAAATGGATTACTTGGCAGCATAAGCATTGTGATATTTCAATCAAAACTCAACGTGCTCTTGATTTTTGGTCCTATAGCTCTCTTAGTCCATGATCTAACCCAGCATAAT GGCTGGGTTTTCTTCTTCAGTTTATTGGGGATAATTCCTTTAGCTGAGCGTTTGGGTTATGCTACGGA GCAACTTGCATTCTTCACTGGACCTACAG TTGGTGGCCTTTTGAATGCCACATTTGGCAATGCCACAGAGATGATAATATCTATATATGCATTAAAACATGGAATGGTACGTGTCGTTCAACAGTCACTTCTTGGTTCTATCTTATCAAATATGTTGCTGGTGCTTGGTGGTGCTTTCTTCTGTGGTGGGATAGTTCATTACAAGAAGGACCAGGTTTTCAACAAG TCAGCTGCTATGGTGAACTCTGGATTGCTGCTGATGGCAGTAATGGGTCTACTTTTTCCAGCAGTCCTTCATTCTACACATACTGAGCTGCACTTCGGAGAGTCTGAGATGGCTTTGTCAAGGATCAGTAGCTGCATTATGCTTGTGGCATATGCTTGCAATCTTGTTTTTCAGCTTAAAAGTCACAAGAACCTTTATGCTCCTGTTGATGAG GGTGGGAGTCCAAGTGAAGGAGGAATAGATGATGATGAAGTTCCAGAGATCTCATCAGTTGAAGCTCTCATCTGGCTATCGATTTTGACTGTTTGGGTTTCCTTCCTCTCAGGGTACCTTGTTGATGCCATAGAA GGAGCTTCTGAATCATTGGAAATGCCAATTGCTTTTATCAGTGTTATTCTGCTGCCTATTGTGGGGAATGCTGCAGAACATACAAGTGCCATTATGTTTGCCATGAAAGACAAACTT GATATTTCATTGGGAGTTGCAATTGGTTCATCTACACAGATATCAATGTTTGTG ATTCCTTTCTGTGTGGTCATTGGATGGTGCATGGGACAGCCGATGGACCTCAATTTCCAAATATTTGAGACTGCTACACTTTTTATGACGGTTCTCGTGGTGGCATTCATG